A genomic window from Candidatus Nitrosotenuis uzonensis includes:
- a CDS encoding HD domain-containing protein, with the protein MTVLDIIDPIHDFIRVYETELKIIDSPIFQRLRRIRQLSGAHLTYPSAQHSRFEHSLGVMHVAGQAASALKENGFLDSDQVADIRLAALLHDIGHGPFSHLFEEVLQEKKKISHEDLGRRLILDSEIGDILSKSGFNKKLIVKLAFGDPRYRFVNEIISGSLSADMMDYLQRDGYFTGAEHAKIDHKRIIQSLDVYKSRLALDRSALYSFESMILSRYQMFKAVYFHKTVRSAEVMMLEAIRLADKSVGFTSLDLDEYVKLTDEFVVSKILSLPENNENLRRAKKLAQDYQNRRLFKCVFERIMTQKDLKSKEPLRDKIANKSKINKNDVFVDTSTTSSLPLTPSKEKTKSITLIAKDSGKSIAKEIPFSKIPVVASMAESMNILRVYTTAQYRKKVEIAANSILGGQK; encoded by the coding sequence ATGACTGTACTAGACATCATTGATCCAATACACGACTTTATCCGCGTCTACGAAACGGAACTGAAGATAATCGACTCACCAATATTCCAGAGGCTAAGGCGAATCAGACAACTTTCAGGCGCACATCTGACTTATCCGAGCGCACAGCATTCAAGATTTGAGCACTCACTTGGCGTCATGCATGTGGCAGGACAAGCAGCGTCAGCTCTTAAAGAAAATGGATTTTTGGACTCTGACCAGGTTGCAGATATCCGGCTTGCAGCTTTGCTACACGATATTGGCCACGGACCGTTTTCACATCTTTTCGAAGAAGTTCTACAGGAAAAAAAGAAAATATCTCACGAAGATCTAGGTAGGCGTCTCATACTAGACTCTGAAATAGGGGACATACTATCAAAATCGGGATTTAACAAAAAACTCATTGTAAAACTTGCCTTTGGCGATCCCAGATATCGATTCGTTAACGAGATAATCTCAGGATCACTATCTGCTGATATGATGGATTATCTGCAACGTGATGGCTACTTTACTGGAGCAGAACATGCAAAAATAGATCACAAAAGAATCATCCAATCTCTTGATGTCTACAAAAGCAGACTCGCACTGGACAGATCCGCATTGTATTCCTTTGAGTCAATGATATTATCGAGGTATCAAATGTTCAAGGCCGTATATTTTCACAAAACGGTGCGCTCCGCCGAAGTTATGATGCTTGAGGCAATCAGACTTGCAGACAAGAGCGTTGGATTTACCTCACTTGATCTTGACGAATACGTCAAGCTTACTGACGAGTTTGTCGTGTCAAAAATTCTCTCTCTACCTGAGAACAACGAGAATCTGAGGAGAGCAAAAAAACTTGCACAAGACTACCAGAACAGGAGATTGTTCAAGTGCGTTTTCGAACGAATTATGACACAAAAAGATCTCAAATCAAAAGAACCTTTACGAGACAAGATTGCAAACAAATCAAAAATCAACAAAAACGATGTATTTGTGGACACATCGACAACGTCCTCATTACCACTCACACCATCAAAAGAAAAAACAAAATCGATCACGCTTATAGCAAAAGACTCTGGCAAGTCGATAGCAAAGGAAATACCGTTCTCCAAAATACCTGTTGTCGCCTCAATGGCAGAATCCATGAACATACTGAGAGTGTATACTACTGCCCAGTATAGAAAAAAAGTTGAAATTGCAGCAAACTCGATTCTCGGTGGTCAGAAATAA